The segment GCTTCAGTATAAAGTACACTATGCAAGTAGAAACTAGGATGGATGGTCGGGGTTTTTTCAGATCTTTCTGGGTTCACAGCACTACACCTTATAGATACTGTTTGAGGACACCTATCTATCCAAAGCTAGGGACCTACTTTCATTTAATGagttctcctctttcttcaggCTTATATTCCTTGTCGGTGCGGCACAGGCAAGTGAAACATTACAGGATTTTCCGCCTTCCAAATAACTGGTATTACATCTCTCCACGGCAAACTTTTCAGTGCCTTGAAGACCTTGTGAATCACTACTCAGGTAAAAAGAACTACAgaataaacatattttccaCTTGCAACAGTAAAACTGCAATATTAAAGGTCCAGAATAAGAAGTTTTGCCTACATCTGAGACTTGCAACTCCTACAAAGAACAAGTAAACGAAAACACTTTGGTTCACATCTTTTATGTTTTATCCTAAATAGAAATATATACAACTGAAATCAACCCAAGAACTCCACTAAATAAAGACAGATAGGCTCTGCCCATATTAGCATATGATATTGTATGGCCAAATAAATAGAGTTGTCCCTAACACTATTTTGTTCCAAACTAACATCTTGCGATTCCCTAGACAACTTTCAAACACAATCTGGAGGTTAACACAGGCCAGAGGTGTCCGGCACCTCTCAGAGCACAGCTGATGTCAAAGTTCAAGGGTACAAAAATGTTAACCTTCATGGATGCAAGTCTTGTTTCTGGGTCCCAGGGCCAGTGTCCAACTCCTGGCTCATTTTGTTTACCGGCGTGGACATGTCTAGTGTTTACTTATTAACCATGTAGGAGGTAGATAGCATCAGGGCATGCAAGATGAGGTTCTGCAATCACATTTCCCTTAGGAACTCCTGTATCACGCAACCTTATCTACAGTAGAAAATTCTTAGAAATATTGTTGGTTTCTTCCCTAATACTTTAGAACAGTATGGCTGGATTTTATCAGCAGAAGGTATCTCAAGGGGCTCAAGCTGTTTGCTCAAATTCACCAGTCATTTTTTACTAGTATCTGTCCAGTGGATGACACCTGTTTTAATGATAATTTTCTAGATTTATGGCACTCTAACCTGTGTCAGAGAGATAACTTCACAAACACCACAAATAAGTGGCTGCAGTTATCACACATTAAGattagaacattttaaaatgaggaaGGAAGATTTCAATAAGTTAATTGCATAAAAGTTATGAGAGAACTGTAGATTCTGAACTCTAATTAATAATGAGTATTCTGTAATTTTGGAAGTGTAAAGCCACCATATCTGTGTATATATGACAGGTAAATGAAAAAGTGCATTAGCTAAAGAGTACTCTGATAAATTTGGGAGAAAAGCCATATTCACACTCAAAACATGTGGAAGAAGGTTTCATATTCAATAATATAAATACAGGAGTGAGAATATGAACTGGATCatctctatttatttatttatttttagattttagTTAGTTGGTACCTTTCTCTATCtagaaagaagcaaacaaagccTACAATTCGGGAAGGTAGAAACCCAAACATAAAACGATTGACATGTTTACTTGTGTTATAGGTGTAAGAGCAGACATAGCGAGATTTAACTCCCTTCCCTCATCACAAGATAATAGAGAATCTCACTGTAAAATAAAGCTCAAAGATGTAAAAAGGTGGTGTTCAGCCACAATGTTCTCTACCCGGGCAGAAAACCACAATATTCCTAGTGCAGTATTCCTAGTGAAGCAATGagaagaggatgaagagaagaaacttCAATGAAAGCAATATGTGAACCTTGATTCATTCCCTAGCCATATTCCATAGCAGATTAGGTACACATACAAACCAATCTGAGTGGTTGCATCTTGCATCTATTTTACACTCTGTCTGAATGGCTGACACAATAGGAGGCAAAAGCAGAACTCACTGAGGACTCAGGAAACCTGAGGTTAAGTCCCTACTCTTTCACAAACTTCCTCCTAGACTTTGGGCAAGTCACTTTATATTTCTATATCTCAGTTCCTCACTTGTACTCTGGGAAATATACCCTATGATAAATTAAAAGGCAAAggaatgaggaaaggaaaaagttaaGCCTGTATTTCAGTGTTCTTGCTGAGAACACACAATTTATCGAACGCTACTACTGCTATGTCCAAAGCTTTTTATTTGAATATGCACCAGGGAGTGAAAACAGTGAAGATAACAGTGGGCATAGATTAAATTTCTGGGtattcatttcccttttcagaAGTTGCGGATGGTCTCTGCTGTGTCCTTACAACACCTTGTCTTACCCAATGCACTAATAACAACAGCGTAGTGAATCAAGTTCCTCCTGTGGTGATGCGGAATAAAACTTTCAACTGGAGAAACATTCACAGGTACCACATGCAACGCAGACTACCAGaaacaagggtttttttttccagtcttgtaCATACTTGCACTaacagcacagaagaaacagccattttctttttctgagacCTGTTTTAAAGACCGGACAACCCACGAAAACTGGGTGTCCATCTCTCTAACTGATAGTCTCGGTctaactttgaaagaaaatatagttaACATTCAACTGTTTCTCCTGTCCAGCTAAGAGTGTGGCCATATATGCAGTCCCTTTGGGACTCATAAGTCCTCTCACTGAGGGGGTAGGAGTAAGAACGGGGCCCTAAAACATAGCCAGATCCACCACCATCGGCACACTAATGTGCAATGGCTTACGTGTGAGCCTCTGTAGTCTGAGGTTCCCCTCTG is part of the Cuculus canorus isolate bCucCan1 chromosome 2, bCucCan1.pri, whole genome shotgun sequence genome and harbors:
- the SLA gene encoding src-like-adapter isoform X2, which encodes MIRESETRKGLYSLSVRHRQVKHYRIFRLPNNWYYISPRQTFQCLEDLVNHYSEVADGLCCVLTTPCLTQCTNNNSVVNQVPPVVMRNKTFNWRNIHRLEMTEDTESTLAAIDDSCLSYGLRESIASYLSLTGGDNASFASARKKKAQSLIYTGSKRKSTLHLPPTYYED